A region of Fibrobacter succinogenes subsp. succinogenes S85 DNA encodes the following proteins:
- a CDS encoding type IV pilus twitching motility protein PilT has protein sequence MAELRIEQLLREMVNRKASDLHLRVGVPPVYRINGALQRLFDVRIDSAMMDSFLDDIMNRDQKQRFEANKECDFAVGARDMGRFRVNVFRQRGTIAVVIRHIKAVIPPFEELHLPEIIRDLALTRRGLVLVTGTTGSGKSTTLASMIDYINQKESVNVITVEDPIEYLYRDNVAIISQREIGVDTLSYANALRAALRQDPDVLLVGEIRDLETMQIALTAADTGHMVFATIHTTNAVETIHRVLSMYPPHQHDEIRLLLAEVLVGIISLRLLPTKDGKGRVPAAEILVNTGAIKEYIQDKNKIDMVEQAVAEGHIQYHSQTFDQALLELYQNEQISLETAMNAATNRDDFDLKIRGISGTSDRGWM, from the coding sequence ATGGCTGAACTTCGCATCGAACAGCTCTTGCGTGAGATGGTGAACCGCAAGGCGTCTGACTTGCATTTGCGAGTTGGCGTTCCGCCTGTTTATCGTATCAATGGCGCGTTGCAAAGACTTTTTGATGTGCGCATCGATAGCGCCATGATGGATTCCTTCTTGGATGATATCATGAATCGCGATCAGAAACAGCGTTTTGAAGCGAACAAGGAATGCGACTTTGCCGTGGGCGCCCGCGATATGGGCCGTTTCCGTGTGAACGTGTTTCGCCAGCGTGGTACAATCGCAGTTGTGATTCGTCATATCAAGGCTGTGATTCCACCGTTCGAAGAATTGCATTTGCCCGAAATCATTCGCGATTTGGCTTTGACCAGGCGTGGCCTTGTGCTTGTGACGGGTACGACGGGTTCGGGTAAGTCCACAACGCTTGCCTCGATGATTGACTACATCAATCAGAAAGAATCTGTGAACGTCATTACAGTCGAAGACCCGATTGAATACCTTTATCGTGATAACGTGGCGATTATCTCGCAGCGTGAAATTGGTGTGGATACGCTTTCTTACGCGAATGCACTCCGTGCCGCGCTCCGTCAGGACCCGGATGTGCTCCTTGTGGGCGAAATCCGTGACCTTGAAACGATGCAGATTGCGCTTACCGCTGCCGATACGGGCCACATGGTGTTTGCGACTATCCATACGACGAACGCCGTAGAAACGATCCACCGTGTGCTTTCGATGTATCCGCCGCACCAGCATGACGAAATTCGTCTGTTGCTTGCCGAAGTCTTGGTGGGTATCATTTCGCTCCGTCTTTTGCCGACGAAGGATGGCAAGGGGCGAGTCCCTGCTGCCGAAATTCTCGTGAATACGGGTGCCATCAAGGAATACATCCAGGACAAGAACAAGATTGACATGGTGGAACAGGCTGTTGCCGAAGGCCACATTCAATACCATAGCCAGACGTTCGACCAGGCGCTCCTCGAACTTTACCAGAACGAGCAGATTTCGCTTGAAACGGCTATGAATGCTGCTACGAACCGCGATGACTTTGACCTTAAGATTCGTGGTATCTCTGGTACATCTGACCGCGGCTGGATGTAG
- a CDS encoding carbohydrate-binding domain-containing protein translates to MKIKLLTMSCISGLSLAMFAGCSDSNPAIGDFYNAGEGITSSDSQTGTETGATENPASSGSENQTVPTSNTSVSSDSGSGISSNSNVANSSDSGLNASSNSNVSVSSSSANTPASSANNGTSSAVTASSSSVAPAVNSSSSTIPSVQSSSSTPATQSSSSSPVQQVISNGETPVITYAASGATVANTNNCVTATGGTVTITCGGEYDFSGSYSGSDAQILVNTAKTDSSVYLNMKGLTLTNTADAPIYVQKASKAFVVAKNGTTNTFTDGSSRTKTYNYTNDSGEAKTDTTGACIYAKDDLTIKGEGTLIVKANYNNGIHTSNDLKVKNGLITVNAKNNGLKGKGSVEISGGTINITTTEGDGIKSDTEDATDLANGKGSIEITGGTITVTSAFDGITAANAVVVANGESKSPNIKITTGGGQSCLSLNTSSSGGFGGGGFPGGMGGGSSCSPSESMKGIKGDSSITISGGVIDINSRDDGIHSGGTITLSGGTMTIATDDDGVHAEKALYVKDNANVSVTIAYEGMESPDMNFEGGITSVITTDDGWNAAGGTSTTSTGNTSRGGWGGAGGGMGGSTGNLKVSGGYHYVYVGTGDTDGIDSNGGISITGGVIIVECRMNGGMGGMVDSDGTTSITGGKLLGFGTNNSEEGTQYSVNFDTNSYYGTSDIAFKPSFSGSKMVSSVGKPGVVSSVSGMTKTCFGNSTDRCVYTK, encoded by the coding sequence ATGAAAATAAAGCTTCTGACAATGAGTTGCATTTCTGGCCTTTCTTTGGCCATGTTCGCTGGCTGTTCGGACTCGAACCCCGCCATAGGCGATTTTTACAACGCAGGCGAAGGAATCACCTCTAGCGACTCGCAGACTGGTACAGAAACCGGAGCAACAGAAAATCCGGCAAGCAGCGGTAGCGAAAACCAGACAGTTCCGACATCAAACACCTCGGTATCTAGTGACTCGGGCTCCGGCATTTCCTCAAATTCCAATGTCGCCAATTCTAGCGATTCAGGCCTCAACGCATCCTCGAATTCCAACGTCTCCGTTTCGAGCAGCTCCGCCAACACTCCGGCAAGCAGCGCTAACAACGGTACAAGCAGTGCCGTCACCGCATCTTCAAGCAGCGTTGCCCCGGCCGTCAATTCAAGCAGCTCGACGATACCGAGCGTACAGAGTTCCTCTAGCACGCCTGCCACACAAAGTTCTTCAAGCTCCCCCGTACAGCAAGTGATTAGCAACGGTGAAACACCGGTCATCACCTACGCCGCAAGCGGCGCAACGGTCGCCAATACAAATAACTGCGTCACCGCTACGGGCGGTACAGTTACCATTACTTGCGGCGGCGAATACGACTTTAGCGGTTCTTACAGCGGTAGCGACGCCCAGATTCTCGTAAACACCGCCAAGACGGATAGTTCCGTCTACCTGAACATGAAGGGCCTCACGCTCACAAACACCGCGGACGCCCCGATTTACGTGCAAAAAGCAAGCAAGGCTTTTGTCGTTGCCAAAAACGGCACGACCAACACGTTCACGGACGGTTCTTCGCGCACCAAGACTTACAACTACACCAATGACTCCGGCGAAGCCAAGACCGATACGACGGGCGCTTGCATTTACGCCAAGGATGACCTGACCATCAAAGGCGAAGGTACGCTTATCGTCAAGGCCAACTACAACAACGGTATCCATACCAGCAACGACTTGAAAGTGAAAAACGGCCTCATCACCGTGAACGCCAAGAATAACGGCCTCAAGGGTAAAGGCTCCGTTGAAATCAGCGGCGGTACAATCAATATCACCACGACCGAAGGCGACGGCATCAAGAGCGATACCGAAGACGCAACAGATTTGGCAAACGGCAAGGGTTCCATCGAAATCACAGGCGGCACCATCACCGTAACATCTGCATTTGACGGCATCACGGCAGCAAACGCAGTTGTCGTTGCCAATGGCGAATCCAAGAGTCCGAACATCAAGATTACAACTGGCGGCGGACAATCCTGCCTCAGCTTAAACACCAGTAGCAGCGGCGGATTCGGCGGTGGCGGATTCCCGGGCGGCATGGGTGGCGGAAGCTCCTGCTCCCCGAGCGAAAGCATGAAGGGCATCAAGGGCGATTCAAGCATAACCATCAGCGGTGGCGTTATTGACATCAACAGCCGTGACGACGGTATCCACAGTGGCGGAACAATCACGCTCAGCGGCGGCACAATGACCATCGCAACAGACGACGACGGTGTCCACGCCGAAAAAGCACTCTACGTCAAGGACAACGCCAACGTGAGCGTGACCATCGCCTACGAAGGTATGGAATCTCCGGACATGAACTTTGAAGGCGGCATCACAAGCGTCATCACTACAGACGATGGCTGGAATGCAGCCGGCGGCACAAGCACGACCTCCACAGGCAACACAAGTCGCGGCGGCTGGGGCGGAGCAGGCGGAGGCATGGGCGGTAGCACCGGGAATCTCAAGGTCTCTGGCGGTTACCACTACGTTTACGTGGGCACAGGCGACACAGACGGCATCGACAGCAATGGCGGCATCAGCATCACCGGAGGCGTCATCATCGTGGAATGCCGCATGAACGGCGGTATGGGCGGCATGGTCGATTCCGACGGAACAACATCGATTACAGGCGGCAAGTTGCTCGGATTCGGCACAAACAACTCCGAAGAAGGTACACAATACAGCGTTAATTTCGACACCAATAGCTATTATGGCACATCGGATATCGCATTCAAGCCAAGCTTCTCGGGTAGCAAGATGGTCTCTAGCGTAGGTAAGCCGGGCGTCGTGAGCAGCGTGAGCGGCATGACCAAGACCTGCTTCGGAAACAGCACCGATCGCTGCGTTTATACGAAGTAG